The proteins below are encoded in one region of Silene latifolia isolate original U9 population chromosome 2, ASM4854445v1, whole genome shotgun sequence:
- the LOC141637509 gene encoding uncharacterized protein LOC141637509: MVWNIQGTGNKNKINALKEVVKVYKPSIIALIETHMNGEHALKIQKIIGYTGHSRVDANGFSGGIWLYWRSEFVTVTPVKEHSQYITVEVSRNGDLPWFFSAVYASPNPSNRMELWTELEQFARSNGHPWMLAGDYNETRSLNERHGGDQNMARRCAFFNNWIENCQLIELEFSGPAHTWAHGNSATTRQSDRLDRALCNSEWSTQFSDASVRHLPAFQFDHCPLLISPNGFAPLSSVQRPFRFQEAWMTHENLSEFIVSNWKTGDTLVSQLSDLSSKLQRWNEDVFGNIFRKKKRIVGSY; this comes from the coding sequence ATGGTATGGAATATACAAGGGACGGGAAATAAGAATAAAATTAATGCACTGAAAGAAGTAGTTAAGGTTTACAAGCCGTCAATTATTGCACTCATCGAGACTCACATGAATGGCGAGCATGCtctgaaaattcaaaaaattattGGCTACACCGGCCATTCTCGTGTTGATGCCAATGGGTTTAGTGGAGGTATATGGCTCTATTGGCGATCTGAGTTTGTCACTGTCACACCTGTGAAGGAACATTCACAATATATTACTGTCGAAGTTTCACGTAATGGAGATTTACCATGGTTTTTCTCGGCTGTTTATGCAAGCCCGAACCCCTCTAACCGGATGGAATTATGGACTGAACTTGAACAATTTGCTCGCTCTAATGGACATCCTTGGATGTTAGCTGGTGACTACAACGAGACACGTTCTTTGAATGAAAGACACGGAGGAGATCAAAATATGGCTCGTCGATGCGCCTTCTTTAACAATTGGATAGAAAACTGTCAACTTATTGAATTGGAATTTTCTGGTCCGGCTCATACTTGGGCCCACGGAAACTCTGCTACAACTCGTCAGAGTGACCGCCTCGATAGAGCCTTATGTAATAGTGAATGGAGCACTCAATTTAGTGATGCTAGTGTTCGTCACCTCCCTGCATTCCAATTTGATCATTGCCCTTTACTTATCTCTCCAAATGGTTTTGCGCCACTAAGCTCCGTCCAACGTCCTTTTCGTTTCCAAGAAGCTTGGATGACCCATGAGAATTTATCTGAGTTTATAGTTTCCAACTGGAAGACGGGAGATACTTTAGTCTCACAATTATCAGACTTATCGTCCAAATTACAGCGGTGGAATGAAGATGTATTTGGCAatatttttcgaaaaaaaaagagaattgttGGCTCGTATTGA